The nucleotide window TATCGGATGGGATAAAGACAAGGAACGAGTTGAGAGGAACGAGGAACGAGTGTCCGAGTTCCTCTTTCTCTATCCGCCGTTTCGCCCTTGCTCGATCCTCGTTCCTCGTTCCTCCCCACTCGTTTCTGGCTCCATGACCAACATCCACACCGACAAGATCCTCATCCTCGATTTCGGCGCGCAGTACACGCAGCTGATCGCCCGCCGCATCCGCGAGATCGGCGTCTACTGCGAAATCTGGGCCTGGGACCACGATCCCGAGGAGATCGCGAAGTTCGGCGCCAAGGGCATCATCCTGTCCGGCGGCCCGGAATCCACGACCCAGCACGGCGCACCCGCGGCACCGCAGCAGGTGTTCGACAGCGGCCTGCCGATCCTGGGCATCTGCTACGGCATGCAGACCCTGGCCGCGCAGCTGGGCGGGGCGACGGAAGCGGCGGATGCGCGCGAGTTCGGCCACGCCGAAGTGCAGCTGGTCGCACACGATGCGCTGCTCGGCGGCCTGAGCGACCACCAGGGCGAGCCGCGCATCGATGTGTGGATGAGCCATGGCGACCATGTCGCCCAGGCGCCGCCGGGCTGGACGATCACCGCCACCACCGACCGCATTCCGGTCGCGGCGATGGCGCTGGAGGAAAAGCGCTGGTACGGCGTGCAGTTCCATCCCGAAGTGACGCACACCAAGCAGGGCCAGACGCTGCTGCGCCGTTTCGTCGCCGAGATCTGCGGCTGCCAGACGCTGTGGACGGCCGCCAACATCATCGAGGACCAGATCGCCCGCGTGCGTGAGCAGGTGGGTTCGGACGAGGTGATCCTGGGCCTGTCCGGCGGCGTGGATTCGTCGGTGGTCGCCGCGCTGCTGCACAAGGCCATCGGCGACCAGCTGACCTGCGTGTTCGTCGATACCGGCCTGCTGCGCTGGCAGGAGGGCGACCAGGTGATGGCGATGTTCGCCGAGCACATGGGCGTGAAGGTCGTGCGCGTCAACGCCGCCGACCGCTACTTCAAGGCGCTGGCAGGGGTCGCCGACCCGGAAGCCAAGCGCAAGATCATCGGCAACCTGTTCGTCGAGATCTTCGAGGAAGAATCGAACAAGCTGAAGAACGCCCGGTGGCTGGCGCAGGGCACCATCTACCCGGACGTCATCGAGTCCGCCGGCAGCAAGACCGGCAAGGCGCACGTCATCAAGAGCCACCACAACGTCGGCGGCCTGCCCGAGCACATGAAGCTGGGCCTGGTGGAGCCGCTGCGCGAGCTGTTCAAGGACGAAGTGCGCCGCCTCGGCGTCGAACTCGGCCTGCCGCGCACGATGGTCTACCGCCATCCGTTCCCGGGCCCGGGCCTGGGCGTGCGCATCCTGGGCGAAGTGAAGCCCGAGTACGCCGAGCTGCTGGCCAGGGCCGATGCGATCTTCATCGACGAACTGCGCAAGGCCGACCTGTACGACAGGACCTCGCAGGCCTTCGCCGTCTTCCTGCCGGTGAAGTCGGTGGGCGTGGTCGGCGACGCGCGCGCTTACGAATGGGTCATCGCGCTGCGTGCGGTCGAGACCATCGACTTCATGACGGCGCACTGGGCGCACTTGCCGTACGAGTTCCTCGGCACCGTGTCCAACCGCATCATCAACGAACTGCGCGGCATCTCGCGCGTGGTCTACGACATCTCGGGCAAGCCGCCGGCCACCATCGAGTGGGAGTGATGGCCGGTCTCGACGACGAGCACTGGATGCGCCACGCCTTCGCGCTGGCG belongs to Pseudoxanthomonas sp. F37 and includes:
- the guaA gene encoding glutamine-hydrolyzing GMP synthase, whose amino-acid sequence is MTNIHTDKILILDFGAQYTQLIARRIREIGVYCEIWAWDHDPEEIAKFGAKGIILSGGPESTTQHGAPAAPQQVFDSGLPILGICYGMQTLAAQLGGATEAADAREFGHAEVQLVAHDALLGGLSDHQGEPRIDVWMSHGDHVAQAPPGWTITATTDRIPVAAMALEEKRWYGVQFHPEVTHTKQGQTLLRRFVAEICGCQTLWTAANIIEDQIARVREQVGSDEVILGLSGGVDSSVVAALLHKAIGDQLTCVFVDTGLLRWQEGDQVMAMFAEHMGVKVVRVNAADRYFKALAGVADPEAKRKIIGNLFVEIFEEESNKLKNARWLAQGTIYPDVIESAGSKTGKAHVIKSHHNVGGLPEHMKLGLVEPLRELFKDEVRRLGVELGLPRTMVYRHPFPGPGLGVRILGEVKPEYAELLARADAIFIDELRKADLYDRTSQAFAVFLPVKSVGVVGDARAYEWVIALRAVETIDFMTAHWAHLPYEFLGTVSNRIINELRGISRVVYDISGKPPATIEWE